In one window of Drosophila mauritiana strain mau12 chromosome X, ASM438214v1, whole genome shotgun sequence DNA:
- the LOC117146378 gene encoding dnaJ protein homolog 1 has translation MPKDYYKILGIQRNADNGEIRKAYHKQALRYHPDKNKSPQAEEIFKEVSKAYEVLSDKKKRRCYDDRRDQGTRRSSPNQGSDFGDGMPFGGGGGGGGSGSASGSDSDSGGGQNNSRASFGRFFDSRESYSTVFEDSASSFDSDDDVPLGGEGSAPKRRCISPQSRQSTIEHEIYVSLEGIANGCKKRMKISRASPRNGVDVLQHDKVLTVQIQPGCKSGTKICFPKAGLQLPGIGPPDVVFVIRDKPHTIFRRDGNDLLYTAKISLKDALCGVHVMVPTLLGSPMELNTDVGEVINPKSVRRIPGYGLPDSMNNSRRGAIVVRFSIQFPDAISKELASSLDKILPD, from the coding sequence ATGCCTAAAGACTACTACAAGATACTGGGCATCCAGCGCAATGCCGATAATGGCGAGATCCGCAAGGCATATCATAAGCAGGCGCTGCGCTACCATCCGGACAAAAACAAGAGCCCTCAAGCGGAGGAGATCTTCAAGGAGGTGTCCAAGGCATACGAGGTCCTTTCGGACAAGAAGAAGCGCAGATGCTATGATGACCGCAGAGACCAGGGTACCCGACGCAGTAGCCCGAATCAAGGTAGCGATTTCGGCGATGGAATGCCatttggtggcggtggcggtggcggtggcagtggcagtgccAGTGGCAGTGACAGTGACAGTGGCGGTGGCCAAAACAACTCGCGGGCCAGCTTTGGACGTTTCTTCGACAGCAGGGAATCGTATTCCACGGTCTTCGAGGACAGCGCCAGCAGTTTCGACAGCGACGATGACGTCCCGTTGGGTGGAGAAGGGAGCGCGCCTAAACGCCGTTGCATTTCACCCCAGTCACGCCAGTCGACCATCGAACATGAAATATACGTTTCACTGGAGGGCATTGCCAACGGGTGCAAGAAGCGCATGAAGATCTCCCGGGCTTCGCCAAGGAACGGCGTCGATGTGCTACAACATGACAAGGTTCTCACTGTCCAGATCCAACCGGGCTGTAAGTCTGGCACCAAGATCTGCTTTCCCAAGGCGGGCCTTCAGCTGCCCGGCATTGGGCCCCCCGACGTCGTGTTTGTAATCCGGGACAAGCCACACACAATCTTCCGCCGCGATGGCAACGATCTGCTATACACAGCCAAAATCTCCCTGAAGGATGCTCTGTGCGGTGTCCACGTGATGGTGCCGACGCTTCTTGGCAGCCCGATGGAACTCAACACCGACGTAGGCGAGGTAATTAATCCGAAATCCGTGCGCCGCATTCCGGGCTACGGATTGCCCGATTCCATGAACAATTCCCGTCGCGGAGCCATCGTCGTCAGGTTCTCCATCCAGTTTCCAGACGCCATATCCAAAGAACTCGCATCATCGCTCGACAAAATTCTGCCAGACtaa
- the LOC117146376 gene encoding LOW QUALITY PROTEIN: serine/threonine-protein phosphatase 4 regulatory subunit 2-like (The sequence of the model RefSeq protein was modified relative to this genomic sequence to represent the inferred CDS: inserted 1 base in 1 codon), which yields MVTMENSEEIMQILERFTDLKQKEIPKELEEYLQYVAKTGDTIFKWSSLKYLFREKLLSVIKHFNEDSPRLEEIPNYPNVDPFNYETMKSSLLERLDLFNAAPFTVQRLCELLIDPRKQYSRIDKFMRALEKNILVVSTIDPGRKRTESENGDSLDSVVNGDLSMEVNIDIEMENNNGNAEEGSSPSSGSPGGAQKASCPRSEDNDQPKAKKAKLEIDGEERSEASDETEVKNEKDEKSDNDETDSPHEAAEIEEPDEEVDEADQGTKTTKQPVYGSQKEGEQEESFPASADDEAVDPMVSKSIEAEKELVAQEKKVEEDKKVATEPQEEIVKKEEVVESDKPDGKVAQLGEKAVVKKSTPPAEAENQEPVKXRKREGGEKTSTN from the exons ATGGTCACCATGGAAAACAGCGAGGAGATAATGCAGATCCTGGAGCGCTTCACGGATCTTAAGCAAAAGGAAATCCCAAAGGAGCTGGAGGAATACCTACAGTATGTGGCCAAGACCGGCGACACCATCTTCAAGTGGTCCAGCCTGAAGTACTTGTTCCGCGAGAAGCTGCTCAGCGTGATCAAGCACTTTAATGAGGACTCACCGCGTTTAGAGG AGATTCCCAACTATCCGAATGTGGATCCTTTCAACTACGAGACCATGAAGTCCTCGTTGCTGGAGCGCCTGGACCTCTTCAATGCAGCTCCCTTCACCGTGCAGCGTTTGTGCGAGCTACTAATCGATCCTCGGAAGCAGTACTCGCGCATCGATAAGTTTATGCGCGctttggaaaaaaatattttag TGGTAAGCACCATCGATCCTGGACGCAAGCGTACCGAAAGTGAGAATGGCGACTCGCTGGACTCAGTGGTCAACGGGGATCTCTCCATGGAGGTGAACATTGACAttgaaatggagaataataacgGTAACGCCGAGGAGGGCTCTTCTCCCAGCTCCGGTTCGCCAGGTGGTGCCCAGAAGGCAAGCTGCCCGCGTTCGGAAGACAATGATCAGCCCAAAGCCAAGAAGGCAAAACTGGAGATCGATGGGGAAGAGCGGTCGGAAGCGAGCGATGAAACGGAGGTCAAAAATGAAAAGGATGAGAAGAGTGACAACGATGAGACTGATTCGCCGCATGAGGCTGCCGAGATCGAGGAGCCCGATGAAGAGGTGGATGAGGCTGATCAAGGGACCAAGACCACCAAGCAGCCTGTTTACGGCAGTCAGAAGGAGGGTGAGCAGGAGGAAAGTTTTCCAGCATCTGCCGATGACGAGGCGGTGGACCCAATGGTGAGCAAATCCATAGAAGCTGAGAAGGAACTAGTTGCTCAGGAAAAGAAGGTGGAGGAGGACAAAAAGGTGGCGACCGAGCCACAAGAAGAGATTGTAAAGAAGGAAGAGGTCGTCGAGTCTGATAAACCGGACGGAAAGGTTGCACAGTTAGGCGAAAAGGCAGTTGTCAAGAAATCTACTCCGCCTGCCGAGGCGGAAAACCAGGAGCCTGTCA GCAGAAAACGAGAAGGAGGAGAAAAAACAAGCACCAATTGA
- the LOC117146379 gene encoding dnaJ protein homolog 1-like: MPKDYYKILGIQRNADNGEIRKAYHKQALRYHPDKNKSPQAEEIFKEVSKAYEVLSDKKKRRCYDDRRDQGTRRSSPNQGSDFGDGMPFGGGGGGSGSASGSDSDSGGGQNNSRASFGRFFDSRESYSTVFEDSASSFDSDDDVPLGGEGSAPKRRCISPQSRQSTIEHEIYVSLEGIANGCKKRMKISRASPRNGVDVLQHDKVLTVQIQPGCKSGTKICSPKAGLQLPGIGPPDVVFVIRDKPHTIFRRDGNDLLYTAKISLKDALCGVHVMVPTLLGSPMKLNTDVGEVINPKSVRRIPGYGLPDSMNNSRRGAIVVRFSIQFPDAISKELASSLDKILPD; this comes from the coding sequence ATGCCTAAAGACTACTACAAGATACTGGGCATCCAGCGCAATGCCGATAATGGCGAGATCCGCAAGGCATATCATAAGCAGGCGCTGCGCTACCATCCGGACAAAAACAAGAGCCCTCAAGCGGAGGAGATCTTCAAGGAGGTGTCCAAGGCATACGAGGTCCTTTCGGACAAGAAGAAGCGCAGATGCTATGATGACCGCAGAGACCAGGGTACCCGACGCAGTAGCCCGAATCAAGGTAGCGATTTCGGCGATGGAATGCCatttggtggcggtggcggtggcagtggcagtgccAGTGGCAGTGACAGTGACAGTGGCGGTGGCCAAAACAACTCGCGGGCCAGCTTTGGACGTTTCTTCGACAGCAGGGAATCGTATTCCACGGTCTTCGAGGACAGCGCCAGCAGTTTCGACAGCGACGATGACGTCCCGTTGGGTGGAGAAGGGAGCGCGCCTAAACGCCGTTGCATTTCACCCCAGTCACGCCAGTCGACCATCGAACATGAAATATACGTTTCACTGGAGGGCATTGCCAACGGGTGCAAGAAGCGCATGAAGATCTCCCGGGCTTCGCCAAGGAACGGCGTCGATGTGCTACAACATGACAAGGTTCTCACTGTCCAGATCCAACCGGGCTGTAAGTCTGGCACCAAGATCTGCTCTCCCAAGGCGGGCCTTCAGCTGCCCGGCATTGGGCCCCCCGACGTCGTGTTTGTAATCCGGGACAAGCCACACACAATCTTCCGCCGCGATGGCAACGATCTGCTGTACACAGCCAAAATCTCCCTGAAGGATGCTCTGTGCGGTGTCCACGTGATGGTGCCGACGCTTCTTGGCAGCCCGATGAAACTCAACACCGACGTAGGCGAGGTAATTAATCCGAAATCCGTGCGCCGCATTCCGGGCTACGGATTGCCCGATTCCATGAACAATTCCCGTCGCGGAGCCATCGTCGTCAGGTTCTCCATCCAGTTTCCAGACGCCATATCCAAAGAACTCGCATCATCGCTCGACAAAATTCTGCCAGACtaa
- the LOC117146375 gene encoding transcription factor grauzone-like, with protein sequence MKPKRKTSARSSKDQGPISLQQELADLLDDGGKRRRRKAPDQRTTTESQESELQAVLERKPKGCSRAQLAKSYEKAIASYMSASCDLCEFSAPYLSELKTHFLEVHQREYYIKCCGKIFTRASKLMDHIRKHINPKLFTCTICQKSLNSQDYLATHIETVHNKVAQIGKVLKFPCPKCERTFSSERRMANHLAKHDTDQLEHTCEICCKSFANVHRLRRHIQSIHEDLHRHVCDICGKKFKFKPSFERHLLEHQGVVAPAVECPVCGVWLKNEHSLRLHRFTHDSTDTVCPHCGKTCTSRTALRGHVKYAHKLTTNLQCTFCEKTFKQQRNLDEHMAIHTGLQLYNCPHCPKECRSRSNMYVHIKQRHADEWLRAKMARSHNPQFKPADV encoded by the exons ATGAAGCCCAAGCGCAAAACCTCGGCGCGTTCCTCCAAGGATCAGGGTCCGATATCGCTGCAGCAGGAGCTTGCCGATCTGCTCGACGATGGTGGCAAGCGTCGGCGCAGGAAGGCACCTGACCAGCGAACAACCACCGAGTCGCAGGAGTCTGAGCTACAGGCCGTTCTCGAGCGCAAGCCGAAGGGCTGCTCCCGCGCTCAGCTGGCCAAGAGCTACGAGAAGGCCATTGCCAGCTACATGAGTGCCAGCTGCGACCTGTGCGAGTTTAGTGCTCCCTACCTATCCGAGTTGAAGACCCACTTTCTGGAGGTGCACCAGCGCGAGTACTACATCAAGTGCTGCGGCAAAATCTTTACACGCGCTTCCAAGCTGATGGACCACATCCGCAAACATATCAACCCCAAGCTATTTAC CTGCACCATTTGCCAGAAGTCGCTCAACTCGCAGGACTACCTGGCCACTCATATCGAGACAGTGCACAACAAGGTTGCCCAGATCGGCAAAGTGCTGAAGTTCCCGTGCCCCAAGTGCGAACGCACTTTCAGCAGCGAGCGGCGTATGGCGAATCACCTGGCCAAGCACGACACCGATCAACTGGAGCACACCTGCGAGATCTGCTGCAAAAG CTTTGCCAATGTACACCGCCTGCGAAGGCACATCCAATCCATCCACGAAGACCTGCATCGTCACGTTTGCGACATCTGCGGCAAGAAGTTCAAGTTCAAGCCCTCCTTCGAGCGCCATTTGCTGGAGCACCAGGGCGTCGTGGCCCCGGCTGTGGAGTGCCCCGTCTGCGGTGTGTGGCTGAAGAACGAGCACAGCTTGCGCCTGCACCGCTTCACGCACGACAGCACGGACACCGTGTGTCCGCATTGTGGCAAGACCTGCACATCGCGCACAGCGCTCCGCGGTCACGTCAAATACGCCCACAAGCTGACCACCAATCTGCAGTGCACGTTCTGCGAGAAAACCTTCAAGCAGCAGCGCAACCTGGACGAGCACATGGCCATCCACACGGGCCTGCAGCTGTACAACTGCCCGCATTGCCCCAAGGAGTGCCGCTCCCGCTCCAACATGTATGTCCACATTAAGCAGCGTCACGCGGACGAGTGGTTGCGCGCCAAGATGGCACGCTCGCACAATCCGCAGTTCAAACCGGCCGACGTGTAA
- the LOC117146374 gene encoding transcription factor grauzone, translated as MICRLCLRCLSPGSAVFLFETDDTLAETRLVKMIAKFLQLEILPDDSISTSVCTECCEHLEDFNGFWQLVEQKQCSLKKEFLTVDVDCAAMKWTGGVDVDVNIDELPLATGDMDEKPLDLHNLSLLGSVLDVNVDSVDVREPIKEQLPCESEEEDEKPCLQGSDSEPEVNEGQPESEDSSDDEPLVRLKTKMKPKRKTSARSSKDQGPISLQQELADLLDDGGKRRRRKAPDQRTTTESQESELQAVLERKPKGCSRAQLAKSYEKAIASYMSASCDLCEFSAPYLSELKTHFLEVHQREYYIKCCGKIFTRASKLMDHIRKHINPKLFTCTICQKSLNSQDYLATHIETVHNKVAQIGKVLKFPCPKCERTFSSERRMANHLAKHDTDQLEHTCEICCKSFANVHRLRRHIQSIHEDLHRHVCDICGKKFKFKPSFERHLLEHQGVVAPAVECPVCGVWLKNEHSLRLHRFTHDSTDTVCPHCGKTCTSRTALRGHVKYAHKLTTNLQCTFCEKTFKQQRNLDEHMAIHTGLQLYNCPHCPKECRSRSNMYVHIKQRHADEWLRAKMARSHNPQFKPADV; from the exons ATGATTTGTCGCCTTTGCCTGCGATGTCTCAGCCCCGGAAGTGCAGTTTTCCTCTTTGAGACGGACGATACGCTGGCGGAGACGCGCCTGGTCAAGATGATTGCGAAGTTTCTGCAGCTGGAG ATTCTGCCCGACGACAGCATCTCGACCAGCGTCTGTACCGAGTGCTGTGAGCATCTGGAGGACTTCAATGGCTTCTGGCAGCTGGTGGAGCAGAAGCAGTGCTCACTCAAGAAGGAGTTCCTTACCGTAGACGTCGACTGTGCGGCCATGAAGTGGACGGGCGGTGTGGACGTGGACGTCAACATCGACGAACTGCCGCTGGCGACTGGCGACATGGACGAGAAACCGTTGGACCTGCACAACCTTAGCCTGCTGGGAAGCGTGCTGGACGTGAATGTGGACAGTGTGGATGTCAGGGAACCGATCAAGGAGCAGCTGCCCTGTGAgtccgaggaggaggacgagaaGCCGTGCCTGCAAGGCAGTGATAGCGAACCGGAGGTGAACGAGGGGCAGCCGGAATCTGAAGACTCCTCAGATG ATGAACCCCTGGTCCGTCTGAAAACGAAGATGAAGCCCAAGCGCAAAACCTCGGCGCGTTCCTCCAAGGATCAGGGTCCGATATCGCTGCAGCAGGAGCTTGCCGATCTGCTCGACGATGGTGGCAAGCGTCGGCGCAGGAAGGCACCTGACCAGCGAACAACCACCGAGTCGCAGGAGTCTGAGCTACAGGCCGTTCTCGAGCGCAAGCCGAAGGGCTGCTCCCGCGCTCAGCTGGCCAAGAGCTACGAGAAGGCCATTGCCAGCTACATGAGTGCCAGCTGCGACCTGTGCGAGTTTAGTGCTCCCTACCTATCCGAGTTGAAGACCCACTTTCTGGAGGTGCACCAGCGCGAGTACTACATCAAGTGCTGCGGCAAAATCTTTACACGCGCTTCCAAGCTGATGGACCACATCCGCAAACATATCAACCCCAAGCTATTTAC CTGCACCATTTGCCAGAAGTCGCTCAACTCGCAGGACTACCTGGCCACTCATATCGAGACAGTGCACAACAAGGTTGCCCAGATCGGCAAAGTGCTGAAGTTCCCGTGCCCCAAGTGCGAACGCACTTTCAGCAGCGAGCGGCGTATGGCGAATCACCTGGCCAAGCACGACACCGATCAACTGGAGCACACCTGCGAGATCTGCTGCAAAAG CTTTGCCAATGTACACCGCCTGCGAAGGCACATCCAATCCATCCACGAAGACCTGCATCGTCACGTTTGCGACATCTGCGGCAAGAAGTTCAAGTTCAAGCCCTCCTTCGAGCGCCATTTGCTGGAGCACCAGGGCGTCGTGGCCCCGGCTGTGGAGTGCCCCGTCTGCGGTGTGTGGCTGAAGAACGAGCACAGCTTGCGCCTGCACCGCTTCACGCACGACAGCACGGACACCGTGTGTCCGCATTGTGGCAAGACCTGCACATCGCGCACAGCGCTCCGCGGTCACGTCAAATACGCCCACAAGCTGACCACCAATCTGCAGTGCACGTTCTGCGAGAAAACCTTCAAGCAGCAGCGCAACCTGGACGAGCACATGGCCATCCACACGGGCCTGCAGCTGTACAACTGCCCGCATTGCCCCAAGGAGTGCCGCTCCCGCTCCAACATGTATGTCCACATTAAGCAGCGTCACGCGGACGAGTGGTTGCGCGCCAAGATGGCACGCTCGCACAATCCGCAGTTCAAACCGGCCGACGTGTAA
- the LOC117146373 gene encoding serine/threonine-protein phosphatase 4 regulatory subunit 2: MVTMENSEEIMQILERFTDLKQKEIPKELEEYLQYVAKTGDTIFKWSSLKYLFREKLLSVIKHFNEDSPRLEEIPNYPNVDPFNYETMKSSLLERLDLFNAAPFTVQRLCELLIDPRKQYSRIDKFMRALEKNILVVSTIDPGRKRTESENGDSLDSVVNGDLSMEVNIDIEMENNNGNAEEGSSPSSGSPGGAQKASCPRSEDNDQPKAKKAKLEIDGEERSEASDETEVKNEKDEKSDNDETDSPHEAAEIEEPDEEVDEADQGTKTTKQPVYGSQKEGEQEESFPASADDEAVDPMVSKSIEAEKELVAQEKKVEEDKKVATEPQEEIVKKEEVVESDKPDGKVAQLGEKAVVKKSTPPAEAENQEPVKAENEKEEKKQAPIETEKQDDIESTETDYAPSSEKPAEEKIPSSESKPKTKSEADPEAETKKNQPEKTETEQAEKPVSEEKRVAEPTAESENKDDLTTSKTIKDPVEESPVEDASSPAVEDLAAATTPQSPLGAADSAVETPPAETGDESQASPLAAAVTPPVLALNDQPMEDTPAEEEARVSPSAAVEEVVMAESASAGAMATEEAAKDDPAAMEVDDTSQEVMLQ, from the exons ATGGTCACCATGGAAAACAGCGAGGAGATTATGCAGATCCTGGAGCGCTTCACGGATCTTAAGCAAAAGGAAATCCCAAAGGAGCTGGAGGAATACCTACAGTATGTGGCCAAGACCGGCGACACCATCTTCAAGTGGTCCAGCCTGAAGTACTTGTTCCGCGAGAAGCTGCTCAGCGTGATCAAGCACTTTAATGAGGACTCACCGCGTTTAGAGG AGATTCCCAACTATCCGAATGTGGATCCTTTCAACTACGAGACCATGAAGTCCTCGTTGCTGGAGCGCCTGGACCTCTTCAATGCAGCTCCCTTCACCGTGCAGCGTTTGTGCGAGCTACTAATCGATCCTCGGAAGCAGTACTCGCGCATCGATAAGTTTATGCGCGctttggaaaaaaatattttag TGGTAAGCACCATCGATCCTGGACGCAAGCGTACCGAAAGTGAGAATGGCGACTCGCTGGACTCAGTGGTCAACGGGGATCTCTCCATGGAGGTGAACATTGACAttgaaatggagaataataacgGTAACGCCGAGGAGGGCTCTTCTCCCAGCTCCGGTTCGCCAGGTGGTGCCCAGAAGGCAAGCTGCCCGCGTTCGGAAGACAATGATCAGCCCAAAGCCAAGAAGGCAAAACTGGAGATCGATGGGGAAGAGCGGTCGGAAGCGAGCGATGAAACGGAGGTCAAAAATGAAAAGGATGAGAAGAGTGACAACGATGAGACTGATTCGCCGCATGAGGCTGCCGAGATCGAGGAGCCCGATGAAGAGGTGGATGAGGCTGATCAAGGGACCAAGACCACCAAGCAGCCTGTTTACGGCAGTCAGAAGGAGGGTGAGCAGGAGGAAAGTTTTCCAGCATCTGCCGATGACGAGGCGGTGGACCCAATGGTGAGCAAATCCATAGAAGCTGAGAAGGAACTAGTTGCTCAGGAAAAGAAGGTGGAGGAGGACAAAAAGGTGGCGACCGAGCCACAAGAAGAGATTGTAAAGAAGGAAGAGGTCGTCGAGTCTGATAAACCGGACGGAAAGGTTGCACAGTTAGGCGAAAAGGCAGTTGTCAAGAAATCTACTCCGCCTGCCGAGGCGGAAAACCAGGAGCCTGTCAAAGCAGAAAACGAGAAGGAGGAGAAAAAACAAGCACCAATTGAAACTGAAAAACAGGACGATATCGAATCTACTGAGACTGACTATGCCCCATCATCAGAAAAGCCCGCTGAAGAAAAGATACCTTCCTCCGAATCCAAACCGAAGACCAAATCTGAGGCCGATCCAGAGGCCGAGACCAAGAAGAACCAACCGGAAAAGACTGAAACTGAGCAGGCCGAGAAGCCGGTTTCGGAGGAAAAGCGGGTTGCCGAGCCGACAGCAGAAAGCGAGAATAAGGACGACTTGACCACTTCCAAAACGATCAAGGATCCAGTCGAGGAGTCGCCGGTTGAGGACGCTTCCAGTCCTGCTGTAGAAGATCTGGCAGCTGCCACCACACCGCAATCTCCTTTGGGCGCCGCCGATTCCGCTGTTGAGACGCCTCCTGCTGAGACAGGCGATGAGTCGCAGGCGTCGCCCTTGGCCGCCGCTGTAACTCCACCTGTCCTGGCCCTCAACGACCAGCCCATGGAGGACACTCCAGCCGAGGAGGAGGCACGCGTCTCGCCGTCGGCCGCCGTCGAGGAGGTGGTAATGGCCGAAAGCGCCAGTGCTGGCGCAATGGCCACCGAAGAGGCCGCCAAGGACGATCCGGCCGCCATGGAGGTCGATGACACCAGCCAGGAGGTGATGTTGCAGTAG